TATTGTTCATTTTACAACTATTTTATTTGGATCGAATTGGCTTAATAACTCTGGGGAATTAATTGTTAAGTTCATATAAATTGAAGCTAAATAGTCAGTGATAAAACTTGACCATATTGATTATGATTCAGTAGATTTAATTAAACACTAAGGACGGCATGTTAAACCATTTCAAGCTACTTCTAGCAATATTCAGTTCTCAGTCCTGTAATACTTATCTACTGTCGGAGTTATGTATGTTTGAAAGGAAAACTAAAATATTGGTTGTTGATAATTTTTAAAAACTTAGGTTATGATCATGTCAAACAGGCTGGCAATAGTCGAAGCACTTGAAAAATGGGGATTACGGTTTAATTATTTCAGAATGGAATATGCCCGATATCGACGGCTTAAGATTGATAAAAGCGATTCGTTCTAATAACTTCTATCGAGACATTTCCGTGTTAATGATCACCGCAGAAATGAAACGTGAACAGGTAATTTCGGTTACTCAAGCAAGAGTTGATGGTTATATTGGTAAACCTTTTTCAGCACAAGATCTCAAAGAAAAAACTACAATTGGTTTATAATAAATGATAAAAACCAACCAACTTGAGCTATTTCTTTTGGAATATAACTCATGAGCCTAGGTTAAGCGTGCCAATTGTCTTAAACTATTGGCACCATAATAATGGCTAGGTTATACCATTCGAGCGTGACCTTTGGCATAACCAGCGTTTAAATGGATATCTATCGCTTTTAAAACATCACGACGGGTAATAATGCCCAACAGAATATTATTTGCATCAACCACCGGATATATTTTAGGTTTTTGGCCCGTCATGGTTTTGGCTATTTCTAGAATCGAATCTTCGGGGCTCACGGTTAACACCTCATCGCGCATTTTGTCGGCGACTATGGTGTGAGACTCACCAAAATAGGTTGCTTCTAACATAGTAGATAAGCAGTCTTGCTCAGACAAAAAACCAATCACGTGCTTATTGTCGTCTAATACGGGGCCACCAATTTGGGCCTTGGTAAGAAATAACTCAACGGCTTCAGCAATCGGCATATCTTTTTTAAAAGTAGCAGGTTGGTAGGTCATATATTCGGAAACTTTTAGTGACTTCATCAGGTAATCTCCTTGGACTATTAATTTAGCTTAGACTGTTTTTAACCAAAAAGCTCCAAATAAAATCAGCAAGTTTATGGTGCCATCATTTGACTCGTACACGGGGTTATTTAGCGCTAAGTTAGTTGGACTAACATAGCGTTAAATACAAGCATATCAATACTATTGTTGCTAGTTTTGGTTTATTTCACGTTCGGCTAAGGCTAAGTCTAATGTCGCTTTTAATAATTTGTATAATCTGATTGACGCATCAATTTCGGTTTTACGATTGGTCAAACTTTCAATGTTAAGGCCAAGCGGAATATTAAGCGGCATGCAGGCTTCAATAATTTGTTCCAGGTTCGAGCGACAAACTTTGATTGATTCAGCCAACGGGTTGTTCGATTCTAAAATGCGCCAGCGCGTGGCATCTGGCACAGAAATACCAAGCCAGGTCATAAAATCAAGCGTGGTTTCGCTGCCACATGGGGTAAAGGTTAATATAATACGCCGCGGTGCAATACCCAGTGCACGGCACTCTCGAGCATAATTAGCCAGCATGTCTATGGTGGCGGGGGCATTATAAACTGCTTGAGAAATAAAATATTGGCAGCCCATGTGATCTTTCTCGATCAAGCGCAGGTGTTCATTACCTTTTGCTGCGTGACGCTCTGCAATGGTGACACCACCGAGGTAATAATCATTACGGTGCTGCTGTTGCACTTCGTAAGCTTGCTTAAGTGTTAATGATTGTTGGCCTTTTGAAGATGGACTGCCGACCAAAACAATGTCCCTCACGCCATAAAGTTGCCAACTGTTGTCGAGCCAGGTCGAAAACTCTGCCTCATCACGTTGCGAGACACTTTTGTAGGTAATAACAGGTTTTGATGATTTATTATTGAGAATTTGCGAATAATGGCAAGGCTCAAATGTTTTGGCAAACGGAAATGGTCGTTTAACATCGGTGCGACTAGCTTCGTCTTGAATGTCGTACACAATCAGACCATCAAATTCAACTTTATCGAGGCGGGCCAATAATTTTTCAGCAACTTGCTCAACCTGTTCTAGCGGGGTAGTCGCTCGAGGTGGCGTGGTACCAATGAAATAAACACCAAAATTGGCATCTGAAGATTTTGCGTGTAATACAGAGTCCATCTAAATCTTATCGTCTTGAATTAATTAATCATAAATATACCATTTTACATGGCTTGTTATTAGTCTTGGCAGCGAATTGTCACTAAAACTTTAGTCGATAGAGTGCGCTATTTGTTATCATATTCTGTCCTATCGATAGAACGTTTGGTAACTTTGGAAAACTAATGAACAAGACTGCACTGTTTAATCTAGTAATAAACGAGTTGGAACAAGCATATGATGGTGCAGTCGCTGCTGCAGCCCGCGCGCACGCAAGTGCAACTAATGGTGAGAGTGTTGCGGAAAATAAGTACGATACATTTGGCTTAGAAGCCTCTTATTTGGCGCAAGGACAGTCGATTCGGGTTGAGCAATGTCGCACAGAGCTTGAACAGTTTAAGACCATGACTAATTCACTTAATGCTAAGCCTGACAGTGAGTTGGTGGAAAAAGTTGAATTAGGCAGTTTGGTCACGGTGATCAATGAAGATGACAAGCTGCGGATCTTTTTACTGGGTCCATCGGCCGCTGGGCTGACCTTGAAATACGAGCAACTCGAGATTACTTGCATTACGTCACAATCCCCCATTGGTCAGGTCTTGCTAGGCAAAGAAATTGATCAAGAATTCGAATTGAAAATTGGGCCTAATACTCAGACTTTTGAAGTGATTGCTTTAACTTAACCAGTGAAGATTAAATCATGAGTATCAATAGAACAGCATTGATGAATAGGTCTGAATTAAAAATGCCGCCGTTAGGTCAATCGACTTAACGGCGGCATTTTCTTTTAAACCTCAGCTATTGGAGGTTAGTTTAGAACTGGTAGTTGTATTGCAGACCATAAAGCAGGGCGTTTGCTCGGGTAGTCGCATTAACTTGTGCGAGCAGAGCGCCAGAGCTGCTAAGTTGTTGCTCTTCGACTTGGGTATCTTTACCCATTAGGTAGGTTAAACCAAAATCAATAGTGCTGTTTGAGGCCATCGTGTAGCTAAAACCGGCCGAAAACCATTGACGGTCAGAATCTGGAATGGCAATAGATTTTATTTGATCCACTGCGCCCATGTCATACATATAACCAGTACGAATGGTCCACTGCTTATTTAATTTATGAGTCGCACCTACTGATAAATGCCAAGTATTTCGCCAGTTATATTCTTTAATTACCCCACCTGGGCCAACAAATTGATCGGTCGCTAAGACATCAAAGTTGCTCCACTGAATAAACTGAGCTGAATAATGTACCGCCGTTTGCGCCGTTAATTGATGAAAACCAGAAAACTCAGCCATTGACGGCAACGGGATATCTAAGGTGTCATTATCAAATTGCATGTTTGCAATGGTAAAGTCACCATCGGTCGCAATTGTTGGACTATAACGATAACTTAAGCCGAAACGGTTATTGGCATCAAGCTCATAAACCACCCCTACATGCCAACCAAGACCAATACCATCCGCTTCGATATCAAGTGCGGTGTAAGTCCCAGCCCCAGTCTCTGTCTCACGGTGTAATTCGCCCGACGCTAAAATAACATCTAG
The Gammaproteobacteria bacterium genome window above contains:
- a CDS encoding response regulator; the protein is MKNGDYGLIISEWNMPDIDGLRLIKAIRSNNFYRDISVLMITAEMKREQVISVTQARVDGYIGKPFSAQDLKEKTTIGL
- a CDS encoding CBS domain-containing protein, translating into MKSLKVSEYMTYQPATFKKDMPIAEAVELFLTKAQIGGPVLDDNKHVIGFLSEQDCLSTMLEATYFGESHTIVADKMRDEVLTVSPEDSILEIAKTMTGQKPKIYPVVDANNILLGIITRRDVLKAIDIHLNAGYAKGHARMV
- a CDS encoding outer membrane protein transport protein is translated as MLSKSPKKIKMKLFNKSLITLSLALISTQTLAAGFQLNSQSATGLGRAYAGDAVIADNASAMARNPASMALFKTTELSLGAIILDTDVTLKNSEFTFFNGTDYTTVDLADVNDISGTNVAPNIFIVHPIDEQWTVGFGAYSNFATTTKYDSDFAASIFGGTTVVSSVNLQSSVAYRINEQVSIGVGLDVILASGELHRETETGAGTYTALDIEADGIGLGWHVGVVYELDANNRFGLSYRYSPTIATDGDFTIANMQFDNDTLDIPLPSMAEFSGFHQLTAQTAVHYSAQFIQWSNFDVLATDQFVGPGGVIKEYNWRNTWHLSVGATHKLNKQWTIRTGYMYDMGAVDQIKSIAIPDSDRQWFSAGFSYTMASNSTIDFGLTYLMGKDTQVEEQQLSSSGALLAQVNATTRANALLYGLQYNYQF
- a CDS encoding GreA/GreB family elongation factor codes for the protein MNKTALFNLVINELEQAYDGAVAAAARAHASATNGESVAENKYDTFGLEASYLAQGQSIRVEQCRTELEQFKTMTNSLNAKPDSELVEKVELGSLVTVINEDDKLRIFLLGPSAAGLTLKYEQLEITCITSQSPIGQVLLGKEIDQEFELKIGPNTQTFEVIALT